One genomic region from Ptychodera flava strain L36383 chromosome 5, AS_Pfla_20210202, whole genome shotgun sequence encodes:
- the LOC139132931 gene encoding uncharacterized protein: MLLSVLSLFGHLVLSQGSFLHWGDCELEYIPELNDHRTVCVYHMVVKDEYCMTFNGKDIVSDCEDKDGNTVECVACYKDDPDCAGTETAISFEKVTLSCDGVKRPVIAVSGLEPGPQIRVKYGTIVNLTLYNHMAEDYTTMHWHGIYQIRTPWSDGVPYITECPIPPGGVYVYAFAAIPAGTFWYHSHVSDQISGGMVGPLIVYEEDEPNQKYYDFNLQDIRNEYHPLPEYDQFIMLLADWRHEEAIVKSISRFEGPRPLVSQTPSTSGLVNGRGRYHQDDPQKRTPYYGFAVKPGHRYRFRVIGAMRVNSYRISIDDHKMKVITSDGFDLNPEDFDYVIISAGERYDFVLKTQDDPEYTTYKIRADVVRFDGKDDGQMDETNASVLRYGGTSGVFLSDTLPPDRWRHCNESNPCFALNCPFGQYAPPSNTVCTSIADMTRSTRELALDPTLNHVTKEAQVFMNFVIAGRGGNEPGTSPKPAINGKSFVYPSAPPFDPTSQHTSCEPECDASDHHTVCLCTYNVTLVENNYQFVFTSIGSGGSNNGSHHPIHVHGHSVFLTKMGFPEKDAEGDYLQANQDLCCPCPDDDTQCCSLDDVTVPCNLPRWKNDTWNENPDSIPMNLYNPPRKDTILLPAGGYAIVRLEADNPGWWFLHCHIEPHLDGGMVLYLNSKPDDQPEPPVGYQGCDQHFRDVEDFYEKVKEQEPDLTNVALDRAVSLSVGRDAEYGNDGDTQTCAILEGKSKSWWKVDLGDTYKVYRVILENSDVGFVNSVVRVGSEENIEFQHQCGEVLVIEKLKSNSTTVDCITPIVGRFVSIQSDRLNFLSLCEVLVMANENPVDQPTFDSGCGIPHDFYGESGTITSMGYDGTTLYENNAKCEFRITASEGKKIVLNFVAFDLEEGSDFLSVNGIGGESIAEYTGSNIPGPLATSSSQVIVHFNTNESGQATGFHADWEAV; the protein is encoded by the exons atgttattaTCTGTGCTTTCCCTGTTTGGGCATCTTGTCCTATCACAG GGCTCCTTTCTGCATTGGGGAGATTGTGAACTTGAATATATCCCGGAACTAAACGACCATCGTACAG tttgtGTGTACCACATGGTAGTAAAAGATGAATATTGTATGACATTCAATGGCAAGGACATTGTAAGCGATTGCGAAGACAAGGATGGCAACACCGTGGAATGTGTTGCCTGTTACAAAGACGATCCAGATTGTGCTGGCACCGAGACAGCTATATCATTCG AAAAAGTCACCCTGTCATGTGATGGAGTAAAGCGTCCTGTTATTGCTGTCAGTGGTCTTGAACCAGGACCACAAATCAGA GTTAAGTATGGTACGATCGTCAATTTAACGCTATATAACCACATGGCTGAAGATTATACAACGATGCACTGGCACGGAATCTATCAGATAAGAACTCCCTGGTCAGATGGAGTACCATATATTACCGAATGTCCAATTCCGCCAGGTGGAGTGTATGTCTACGCATTTGCCGCAATTCCGGCTG gaacattTTGGTATCACTCCCACGTTAGTGACCAAATATCAGGTGGTATGGTTGGACCATTAATCGTGTATGAGGAAGATGAGCCAAACCAAAAGTATTATGACTTCAATTTGCAGGATATCCGTAATGAGTATCACCCTCTGCCTGAATACGATCAGTTCATCATGTTATTGGCCGATTGGAGACATGAAGAAGCTATAGTCAAATCTATTTCAAGATTCGAAGGTCCACGCCCATTGGTCAGTCAAACTCCCTCTACATCTGGCCTTGTTAATGGCCGTGGGCGATATCACCAAGACGACCCACAAAAGCGGACTCCATATTATGGCTTTGCCGTAAAGCCAGGTCACCGATATCGTTTCCGTGTCATTGGAGCTATGAGGGTTAACTCATATCGCATATCGATTGACGATCACAAGATGAAGGTAATCACTTCTGATGGTTTTGATCTCAACCCTGAAGATTTTGATTATGTCATCATATCAGCTGGCGAAAGGTACGACTTTGTACTTAAGACTCAAGATGATCCTGAATATACAACGTATAAGATTCGTGCCGATGTCGTACGTTTTGATGGTAAGGATGATGGCCAAATGGATGAAACCAATGCCTCTGTGTTGCGCTATGGTGGCACCAGTGGTGTCTTTCTCAGTGATACTCTACCACCAGATAGATGGCGTCATTGCAACGAGAGCAATCCTTGCTTTGCACTGAATTGTCCATTTGGCCAATACGCCCCTCCATCTAACACCGTATGCACATCTATTGCCGATATGACCCGTTCCACGAGGGAACTAGCCTTGGATCCGACACTGAACCATGTCACAAAAGAAGCCCAAGTTTTTATGAACTTCGTTATTGCTGGCCGAGGTGGTAATGAACCGGGTACAAGCCCAAAGCCTGCCATAAATGGCAAGTCGTTTGTCTACCCTTCAGCACCACCTTTTGATCCTACCTCTCAACACACTAGTTGTGAACCAGAATGTGATGCCTCTGATCATCACACTGTTTGCTTATGCACATATAACGTCACTCTTGTTGAGAACAATTACCAGTTTGTCTTCACAAGTATCGGATCAGGGGGCTCTAACAATGGCTCACATCACCCAATCCATGTTCATGGACACAGTGTCTTCTTGACAAAGATGGGTTTTCCTGAAAAAGATGCAGAAGGCGATTACTTGCAAGCCAACCAGGATCTTTGCTGCCCGTGCCCGGATGATGACACACAATGTTGCTCTCTGGATGA TGTGACAGTGCCTTGTAATTTGCCTCGTTGGAAAAACGATACCTGGAATGAGAACCCTGACTCCATTCCAATGAACCTATACAACCCACCTCGAAAAGATACCATACTTCTCCCTGCCGGAGGATATGCTATTGTACGGCTAGAGGCTGACAATCCTG GTTGGTGGTTCTTACATTGTCATATTGAACCTCACTTGGATGGAGGTATGGTCCTATACTTGAACAGCAAGCCTGATGATCAACCAGAACCACCAGTGGGATACCAAGGATGCGATCAACACTTCAGGGATGTTGAAGATTTTTACGAAAAAGTCAAGGAACAGG AACCGGACCTCACAAATGTTGCCTTGGATAGAGCAGTTTCTCTAAGTGTCGGTAGAGACGCCGAATATGGTAATGATGGTGATACACAAACCTGTGCCATTTTGGAAGGTAAAAGCAAGTCTTGGTGGAAAGTTGACCTTGGTGACACCTATAAAGTATACAGGGTTATTTTAGAGAATTCAG ATGTTGGTTTTGTAAATTCGGTTGTAAGAGTCGGTTCAGAAGAGAACATTGAATTTCAGCATCAATGCGGTGAGGTCTTGGTAATCGAAAAGCTCAAGAGCAACTCCACAACAGTCGACTGCATAACACCTATTGTGGGTCGTTTTGTCAGCATCCAATCTGACCGTCTCAATTTCCTTTCTCTCTGTGAAGTTCTTGTCATGGCAAACG AAAATCCTGTTGACCAGCCAACCTTTGATTCCGGCTGTGGTATACCACACGACTTTTATGGCGAGAGTGGAACCATCACATCAATGGGCTATGATGGGACAACTTTGTATGAGAATAATGCAAAGTGTGAGTTCCGCATCACCGCCAGCGAGGGAAAA aaaatagtTCTGAACTTTGTGGCATTTGACTTGGAAGAAGGAAGTGACTTTCTCTCCGTGAATGGTATCGGAGGAGAAAGTATTGCTGAATACACTGGTTCCAACATCCCTGGACCACTTGCTACGAGCAGCAGTCAAGTTATTGTGCATTTTAACACAAATGAAAGTGGCCAGGCCACAGGTTTTCATGCCGACTGGGAGGCAGTATAA
- the LOC139132930 gene encoding uncharacterized protein: MTRSARELALDPTLSHVTKESQVFMNFVIAGRGSNEPGTSPKPAINGKSFVYPTAPPFDPSSELTSCEPECDASNHHTVCLCTHNVTLVDNNYQFVFTSIGSGGSNNGSHHPIHIHGHSVFLTKMGFPEKDKDGNYVRANQDLCCPCPNDDTQCCSLDDVTVPCNMPRWKNDTWNENPDSIPMNLYNPPRKDTILLPAGGYAIVRLEADNPGWWFLHCHIEPHLDGGMVLYLNSKPDDQPGPPEGYQGCDQYFRHVEDFYDKVMEQEPDLKNVALGGMASLSLGSDAEYGNDGDTQTCAFLAGEGRTWWKVDLGDTYQVHRVILESPSVGLVNSVIRVGSEENIEFHHQCGEVLGIRKLERDSTTIDCITPIVGRFVSIQSDRRNFISLCEVLVMANENPVDQPTFDSGCGIPYDFYGDSGTITSMGYDGTTLYENNAKCEFRITASEGKTIVLNFVAFDLEDGSDFLSVNDIGGNQIAEYTGSYIPEPLATSSNQVIVNFNTNQGGQARGFHVDWEAV; this comes from the exons ATGACCCGTTCTGCGAGAGAACTTGCCTTGGATCCGACACTGAGCCATGTCACAAAAGAATCCCAAGTTTTTATGAACTTCGTTATTGCAGGCCGAGGTAGTAATGAACCAGGCACAAGCCCGAAGCCTGCCATAAATGGCAAGTCGTTTGTCTACCCTACAGCACCACCTTTTGATCCTTCTTCTGAACTTACTAGTTGTGAACCAGAATGTGATGCTTCTAATCATCACACTGTTTGCTTATGCACACATAATGTCACACTTGTTGACAATAATTACCAGTTTGTCTTCACAAGTATCGGATCAGGGGGCTCTAACAATGGCTCACATCACCCGATCCACATCCATGGACACAGTGTCTTCTTAACGAAGATGGGGTTTCCAGAAAAAGATAAAGATGGTAATTATGTTAGAGCCAACCAGGATCTGTGCTGCCCTTGCCCGAACGATGATACTCAGTGTTGCTCTCTGGACGA TGTGACAGTGCCTTGTAATATGCCTCGTTGGAAAAATGATACCTGGAATGAGAATCCTGACTCCATTCCAATGAACCTCTACAACCCACCTCGAAAAGATACAATTCTTCTCCCTGCCGGAGGATATGCTATTGTACGGCTAGAGGCTGACAATCCTG GTTGGTGGTTCTTACATTGTCATATTGAACCTCACTTGGATGGAGGTATGGTCCTTTACTTGAATAGCAAACCTGATGATCAACCTGGACCACCGGAGGGATACCAAGGATGCGATCAATACTTCAGGCATGTTGAAGATTTCTATGACAAAGTCATGGAGCAGG AACCGGACCTGAAAAATGTTGCCTTGGGTGGAATGGCTTCTCTCAGTTTGGGTAGTGATGCTGAATATGGTAATGATGGTGATACACAAACCTGTGCCTTTTTGGCCGGTGAAGGCAGGACCTGGTGGAAAGTTGACCTTGGTGACACCTATCAAGTACACAGGGTTATTTTGGAGAGCCCAA GTGTTGGCCTTGTAAATTCAGTTATAAGAGTCGGTTCAGAAGAGAATATCGAATTTCACCATCAATGTGGTGAGGTCCTAGGAATCAGAAAGCTTGAGAGGGACTCGACAACAATCGACTGCATAACACCTATTGTGGGTCGTTTTGTCAGCATCCAATCTGACCGTCGTAATTTCATTTCTCTCTGTGAAGTTCTTGTCATGGCAAACG AAAATCCTGTTGACCAGCCCACCTTTGATTCCGGCTGTGGTATACCATACGACTTTTATGGCGACAGTGGAACTATCACATCAATGGGCTATGATGGGACAACTTTGTATGAGAATAATGCAAAGTGTGAGTTCCGCATCACTGCTAGCGAGGGAAAA ACAATAGTTCTGAACTTTGTGGCATTTGACTTGGAAGATGGAAGTGACTTTCTCTCTGTAAACGATATTGGAGGAAACCAAATTGCTGAATACACAGGTTCCTACATACCTGAACCACTTGCTACGAGCAGCAATCAGGTTATCGTGAATTTTAACACAAATCAAGGTGGCCAGGCCAGAGGATTTCATGTCGACTGGGAGGCGGTATAA